In Sphingomonas panacisoli, one genomic interval encodes:
- a CDS encoding competence/damage-inducible protein A — protein sequence MSERIWTAALVVIGDEILSGRTQDKNVAQIAAWLNVQGIRLAEVRVVPDVEAAIVEAVNALRARNDYLFTTGGIGPTHDDITVDAIAAALGVGVVHHPKAVAVLERYYATRGGTTEARLRMARVPDGADLIENRVSGAPGIRIGNIFIMAGVPHITAGMLDALTGTLEGGQPVVSRTIGCWVAESEVAQLLGDTERAHEGVAIGSYPFFREGRTGANFVVRSPDAALVDATIADLTARLEADGRTVVSDGI from the coding sequence ATGAGCGAGCGCATCTGGACAGCGGCGTTGGTCGTGATCGGCGACGAGATCCTGTCGGGCCGCACGCAGGATAAGAACGTCGCGCAGATCGCCGCGTGGCTCAATGTCCAGGGCATTCGATTGGCCGAAGTGCGCGTCGTCCCCGACGTCGAAGCGGCGATCGTCGAGGCGGTCAATGCGCTGCGCGCGCGCAACGATTACCTGTTCACGACCGGCGGGATCGGCCCGACGCACGACGACATCACGGTTGATGCGATCGCGGCGGCGCTGGGGGTCGGTGTGGTGCATCACCCCAAGGCGGTGGCGGTGCTGGAGCGCTACTACGCGACGCGCGGCGGCACGACCGAGGCACGTCTGCGGATGGCGCGGGTCCCCGATGGTGCGGACCTGATCGAGAATCGCGTGTCGGGCGCGCCGGGGATCAGGATCGGCAACATCTTCATCATGGCGGGCGTGCCGCACATCACCGCGGGAATGCTCGATGCGCTAACCGGAACGCTTGAAGGCGGGCAACCGGTGGTCAGCCGCACGATCGGTTGCTGGGTGGCGGAGAGTGAAGTCGCGCAACTGCTGGGCGACACCGAACGCGCGCACGAAGGCGTCGCGATCGGGTCGTACCCCTTCTTCCGCGAGGGCCGCACCGGCGCGAACTTCGTCGTGCGCAGTCCCGATGCGGCGCTGGTCGATGCGACGATCGCCGACCTGACCGCGCGGTTGGAGGCGGATGGCCGGACGGTCGTGAGCGACGGCATCTGA